One genomic segment of Ctenopharyngodon idella isolate HZGC_01 chromosome 7, HZGC01, whole genome shotgun sequence includes these proteins:
- the LOC127516584 gene encoding C-type mannose receptor 2-like codes for MEQTLYFILLLIALCSVSECVQRQYHFINVTKTWTEAQRYCRENYTDLATVDNMNDMNELKKSVNDGHVWIGLEKTGVDKWQWSSGDPALYLNWGSGQPDGRDECVMMRNGQWHDGSCSNSLTFICSSSNNMNTGLVFVNQMKNWRDAQSYCRQNHIDLVSVRNQNESQQLQKFINDSLISGDVWIGLFRDSWQWSDQSNSSFRYWNTGEPNNVGGNQICAEIYPNAQGQWNDAPCSEQHPFVCHEDKLILIKENLTWSEALRYCRQNHTDLVSVHSEEMQREVMNVVKQASTEEVWLGLRYSHILGIWYWVSGDTVCYQNWAPGNGTAVENCESAVRSGAVQSGGDQRWISRPETDKLNFICSRYEE; via the exons ATGGAGCAAACTCTATATTTCATTCTTCTTCTCAttg ctctctgcTCCGTATCTGAATGTGTTCAGCGTCAGTATCACTTTATAAACGTGACGAAGACCTGGACTGAAGCTCAGAGATACTGCAGAGAGAATTACACAGATCTGGCCACCGTTGACAACATGAACGACATGAATGAGCTGAAGAAGAGTGTGAATGATGGACATGTCTGGATTGGGCTGGAGAAGAcgggtgttgataaatggcagtgGTCTTCAGGTGATCCTGCGCTCTATCTGAACTGGGGATCTGGACAACCTGATGGCAGAGATGAGTGTGTTATGATGAGAAATGGACAATGGCATGATGGGTCATGTAGTAACAGCCTGACTTTCATCTGCAGTTCATCTAACAACA tgAACACAGGACTCGTCTTTGTCAATCAGATGAAGAATTGGAGAGACGCTCAGAGttactgcagacagaatcacattgatctggtcagtgtgAGGAACCAGAATGAGAGTCAACAGCTTCAGAAGTTCATCAATGATAGTCTCATATCTGGTGATGTCTGGATCGGTCTGTTCAGAGACTCATGGCAGTGGTCAGATCAGAGTAACTCCTCATTCAGATACTGGAATACTGGTGAACCTAATAATGTTGGAGGAAATCAAATCTGTGCAGAGATTTATCCGAACGCTCAGGGACAATGGAATGACGCCCCTTGCAGCGAACAACATCCTTTTGTGTGTCATGAAG ATAAACTGATTCTGATCAAAGAGAATCTGACGTGGTCTGAAGCTCTGagatactgcagacagaatcatACGGATCTGGTCTCGGTTCATTCAGAAGAGATGCAGCGTGAGGTGATGAATGTGGTTAAACAGGCGTCTACTGAGGAGGTGTGGTTGGGTTTACGTTACTCCCACATTTTGGGCATCTGGTACTGGGTGAGCGGAGACACCGTGTGCTATCAGAACTGGGCTCCAGGGAACGGCACAGCAGTGGAGAACTGTGAGTCTGCAGTGAGATCTGGAGCAGTTCAGTCTGGAGGAGATCAGCGCTGGATCAGCCGTCCTGAGACTGACAAACTcaacttcatctgcagcagaTATGAAGAGTGA